A stretch of Cyanobacteria bacterium QS_8_64_29 DNA encodes these proteins:
- a CDS encoding GDP-fucose synthetase, whose product MSETNGSPIELTGKRILVTGGAGFLGRQVVGQLQQAGASPERIAVPRSREYDLRELDACRQAVAGQDIVIHLAAHVGGIGLNRQKPAELFYDNLMMGAQLIHAAWEAGVQKFCCVGTICAYPKLTPVPFREDELWNGYPEETNAPYGIAKKALLEQLQAYRQQYGFNGIYLLPVNLYGPEDNFDPQSSHVIPALIHKVHEAQQRGDKTLAVWGDGTPTREFLYVQDAARGIVMGTQSYHDPAPVNLGTNAEISIRELAETICGLMGFDGDLVWETDKPNGQPRRCLDTERAWQTFGFSAQMPLREGLNRTIAWYRQQAA is encoded by the coding sequence ATGAGCGAGACGAACGGCTCTCCCATCGAGCTAACCGGCAAGCGCATCCTGGTCACCGGCGGTGCCGGCTTCCTGGGGCGCCAGGTCGTCGGGCAGCTGCAGCAAGCCGGCGCCTCGCCCGAGCGGATCGCCGTGCCGCGATCGCGCGAGTACGACTTGCGCGAGCTAGACGCCTGCCGGCAAGCGGTCGCCGGACAGGACATTGTCATCCACCTAGCCGCTCACGTTGGCGGCATTGGGCTCAACCGGCAGAAACCGGCCGAGCTGTTCTACGACAACCTCATGATGGGCGCCCAGCTCATCCACGCTGCCTGGGAAGCGGGCGTGCAAAAGTTTTGCTGCGTGGGCACCATCTGCGCCTATCCCAAGCTCACCCCGGTGCCGTTCCGCGAAGACGAGCTCTGGAACGGTTATCCGGAAGAGACCAACGCGCCCTACGGCATTGCCAAAAAGGCCTTGCTGGAACAGCTGCAGGCCTACCGCCAGCAGTACGGTTTCAACGGCATCTATCTGCTACCGGTCAACCTCTACGGCCCGGAAGACAACTTTGACCCGCAAAGCTCCCACGTCATCCCAGCCCTAATTCACAAAGTGCACGAAGCTCAACAGCGCGGAGACAAAACGCTTGCCGTCTGGGGCGATGGCACGCCAACGCGCGAGTTTTTGTACGTCCAAGACGCGGCGCGCGGCATTGTCATGGGGACGCAGTCTTATCACGACCCCGCCCCGGTCAATCTGGGCACCAACGCCGAAATCTCGATTCGCGAGCTAGCTGAGACGATCTGCGGGCTCATGGGCTTTGACGGCGACCTTGTCTGGGAGACGGATAAGCCCAACGGCCAGCCCCGCCGCTGCCTGGATACCGAGCGCGCCTGGCAGACCTTTGGCTTTAGCGCCCAAATGCCGCTGCGCGAAGGCTTAAACCGGACGATTGCCTGGTACCGCCAGCAGGCCGCTTGA
- the gmd gene encoding GDP-mannose 4,6-dehydratase, which translates to MSEPKRALLTGITGQDGSYLTELLLAKGYEVHGLIRRASTFNTDRLDHVYVDPHEEGAQLFLHYGDLTDGTTLRRLLEKIQPIEIYNLGAQSHVRVSFDAPEYTADTAAMGTLRLLEAIRDYQNRTGIEVRFYQAGSSEMFGKVQETPQRETTPFYPRSPYACAKVYAHWQTVNYRESYGLFACNGILFNHESPRRGETFVTRKITRAIARILAGRQRYLYLGNLDAQRDWGYAQDYVKAMWLMLQQDRPDDYVVATGEAHSVREFLETAFGYAGLDWHEHVKFDPRYLRPSEVELLIGDPSKAQQQLGWQHSVDFERLVKLMVDADLAALGIEPPDGKAAHEVDNSAFLRQRLNNLVD; encoded by the coding sequence ATGAGCGAGCCCAAGCGCGCGCTGCTGACTGGCATTACAGGCCAAGATGGGTCCTACCTCACCGAGCTGCTGCTGGCCAAAGGCTACGAAGTGCACGGCCTGATCCGGCGCGCCTCGACTTTCAACACCGACCGCCTCGACCATGTCTATGTCGATCCGCACGAGGAAGGGGCGCAGCTATTTCTGCACTACGGCGACCTCACTGACGGGACCACCCTGCGCCGCCTGCTGGAAAAAATCCAGCCCATCGAGATCTACAACTTGGGGGCGCAATCCCACGTGCGCGTCAGCTTCGATGCGCCCGAATACACTGCCGATACGGCGGCGATGGGCACCCTGCGGCTGCTAGAGGCCATCCGCGACTATCAAAACCGCACCGGCATTGAGGTGCGCTTCTACCAGGCAGGCTCCTCGGAGATGTTTGGCAAGGTGCAGGAGACGCCGCAGCGCGAGACCACTCCCTTCTACCCGCGCAGCCCCTATGCCTGCGCCAAGGTCTACGCCCACTGGCAAACCGTCAACTACCGCGAATCCTACGGGTTGTTTGCCTGCAACGGCATTTTGTTCAACCACGAGTCGCCGCGCCGCGGCGAAACCTTCGTCACGCGCAAGATCACCCGCGCGATCGCGCGCATCCTGGCGGGCCGGCAGCGCTATCTCTATCTGGGCAACCTCGATGCCCAGCGGGACTGGGGCTACGCCCAAGACTACGTCAAAGCCATGTGGCTGATGCTGCAGCAGGATCGCCCTGACGATTATGTGGTGGCTACCGGCGAGGCACACTCGGTGCGCGAGTTTCTAGAGACTGCTTTTGGCTACGCCGGGCTGGACTGGCACGAGCACGTCAAATTCGATCCGCGCTACCTGCGGCCGTCTGAGGTCGAGTTGCTCATTGGCGATCCCAGCAAAGCCCAGCAGCAGCTAGGCTGGCAGCACTCGGTCGATTTCGAGCGGCTGGTCAAGCTGATGGTGGATGCCGATTTGGCCGCGTTGGGGATTGAGCCCCCCGACGGCAAAGCGGCCCACGAAGTCGATAATTCGGCCTTTTTGCGCCAGCGGCTCAACAACCTCGTCGATTGA